The Oncorhynchus clarkii lewisi isolate Uvic-CL-2024 chromosome 12, UVic_Ocla_1.0, whole genome shotgun sequence genome segment CTGCAGCCCAGactacagcccccacaccacccaCCAGAACCACTGTAGCCCAGactacagcccccacaccacccaCCAGAACCACTGTAGCCCAGactacagcccccacaccacccaCCAGAACCACTGTAGCCCAGactacagcccccacaccacccaCCAGAACCACTGTAGCCCAGACTACAGCTCCCACACCACCCACAGAACCCCTGTAGCCCAGACTACTGCCCCCACACCACCCACCAGAACCACTGTAGTCCAGACTACAACCCCCACACCCCACACCTCCCACCATAACCACTGTAGCCCAGACTACAACCCCCACACCAGCTCAGATGGAAGGCTGGAAATGAAACAATAGCAGAGTGAAGAGTTATGGGCTATGTGGGCCTGTTAAGTATTCCCTAATGTATTCCAGGGGATTTAGACTAGACACGCTTGTTTCTGCACCGCAACCACAAATGACTGTCATAAATGGATGGTATGGATGGAGAAGAGGATATAAACACTGGTTGTTTTGGTGTGAATGTGTTCAAGTAGTTAGTCTAGTCCCTATGCAATCCTAATTGTAGAATGGCATTTTGCATAATATTACACAAGTATATTTGAAGTAACATTGTTTCCCTATAAAACATTTTCTGGATGAAATTGTCAAAGCTAAATGAACAGTAACAGCATTTAGTTACTCTTAGTTTAGAATAATCTTCTTTGCATGAAgtttggtactgtactgtatctctccctgacctctcacTTCAATGCCCCTCCCTCCCAAAAGGCTGGTAAGCTAGATCCCCACCTGGTTCTGGACCAGCTGAGGTGTAATGGTGTTCTGGAGGGGATCCGTATCTGCAGACAGGGCTTCCCCAACCGTATTGTCTTCCAGGAGTTCAGACAGAGGTACTGTACTCACTGTACACGCACCTCATACAGACTATTTATGTATTTCAACCCAATTGATTTCAACCCAAGTTCCTGTGTTTACTTTTGAGAGAGATATTATACAGGACAAAGTGGCATTGGTTTCCCATTGGCCTGGGTGTTGTGCTTTGATTATCTCATGGAGCTGTTCTATTTCTGAACAGTGAGGCTTCTGTAAGATCTGAGGCCTCTCACGTCTCTCCTCACACCCTGGTCCTAGTCAACATTGAGGTGTGGTGTAATGACCCAGGGCCTTTACACGTTCATGTCCACTCTGTTGCCAGGTATGAGATCCTCACCCCCAACGCCATCCCCAAGGGCTTCATGGATGGCAAGCAAGCCTGTGAGAGAATGGTGAGGATTTGTGTGTCACTATTTTACTGTGTTTAGCACATTGAATACTTGGGAGAGGCTCTTTGTCCTTTTACAAGCTAGAGCACGGTAAGCATGTTAAATGTATATCGACTTCATAAACACCCATGACATGATTATTCCTTAGTATTTATAGGGCATCGCTTAAATGACACTGTTTATTATGATTTGGCCTTCCTTCCCTGGATTTAAATCTATGACCCATTTTCACTCCAGATCCGAGCCTTGGAGTTGGATCCTAACCTGTTCAGGATTGGGCAGAGTAAGATCTTCTTCAGGGCTGGAGTCTTGGCCCACCTGGAGGAGGAGCGAGACCTGAAGATCACGGACATCATCATCTACTTCCAGTCTGTCTGCCGGGGATACCTGGCCCGCAAGTGAGTTCTATATATGCAATGGCCTTACCTTTCCTCAATTCCTTCCTTTTCGTGACCACTAGAACACTTCTTAGGACAGAAAGATGCCACAGATATATGTTTCTTTTGACCTTCTTGGTCAGTATGTCTGACCacgtctcccctctctcacctgaCAGGGCGTTTGTTAAGAAGCAGCAGCAACTGAATTGTCTGAAGGTGCTTCAGAGGAACTGTTCTGCCTACCTGAAGCTGAAGCATTGGCAGTGGTGGAGACTCTTTACCAAGGTGGGCATGTCTCCATTACAGTacactatatctactgtatatggcTAATCTGTCTTTGTAACACCAGCATTGTCACGTCTCTCTATATAGCTATATGATAAGGCTCCTAGTCATCTACGTTTGAACAGTGGCTGACCCCAGGTCTGTGTTCTGTCCCCCAGGTGAAGCCCCTGCTGCAGGTGACcaggcaggaggaggagatgcAGGCCAAGGACGATGAGCTTGTcaaggtgaaggagaagcagaCCAAGGTGGAGGGAGAACTGGTGGAGATGGAAAGAAAGCACTCACAGGtcagtgtccagtccacaccaaCTATAGtggactacactcttagaaaaaaaggtgctatctagaacgtAAAATTGTTAtttggctgttcccataggagaaccctttgaataaccctttttggttccaagtaaaaACCtgtttgagttccatgtagaaccctttccacagagggttttacctggaacacaAAAGGGTTTCTACctgaaacccaaaagggttatcctatgtggacagccaaagaacccttttggaacacgtttttctaagagtgtagacccTAAGGATCATCCCTTTATGATCTTCAATTCCGCATTGTACCATTCATTCCATTATGCCCATGTTTGCATTGTGTAGCTGATTGAGGAGAAGAACATCCTAGCGGAGCAGCTGCAGGCCGAGACGGAGCTGTTTGCAGAGGCTGAGGAGATGAGAGCTCGTCTGGCCGCTAAGAAGCAGGAGCTGGAGGAGATCCTTCATGACCTGGAGTctagagtggaggaggaggaggagaggacccaGGGCCTGCAAAGTGAGAAGAAGAAGATGCAGTCTCACATCCAGGTACTGATGAGACATGGAGACTGCAGAGTGGAAGCTTGTGAAGATTGAACATGGAAGTGGTTGCATGTATTTTATGacagaaaatatattttctttggACCCAAAACATTTCTACCAGTTACCTTCTTAATAAATGctgtgatttttttaaatttcaggACCTGGAGGAGCAGTTGGATGAGGAGGAGGCTGCCAAGCAGAAGCTGCAGCTGGAGAAGGTGACAGCCGAGGCCAAGATGAAGAAATTTGAGGAGGACATCTTGCTCCTGGAGGACCAGAACTCCAAGTTCCTGAAGGTGAGTAGAGATGAAAGGCAGTCTAGTGTTGAGAAATATTGGACCTTACTAACATTATGCTGCTGGACTTTACTATCATTATAAACAACCGGactcctctttccccctccagGAGAAGAAGCTCCTGGATGACCGTGTCAATGAGATGATGTCCCAGCTGaccgaggaggaggagaaggccaAGAACCTGGGCAAGACAAAGAACAAGCAGGAGGTGATGATGGTGGACCTGGAAGGTAGGTGTCCTCTTACCTACAAGGTCTCACTAGTTATAGGTAGTGAGTCCAGACACTTTAACACcatctgtctccttcccttctcccttcAGAGCGtttgaagaaggaggagaagactCGTCAGGAGCTGGAGAAGGCCAAGAGGAAGCTGGATGGAGAGACCACAGACCTGCAGGACCAGATAGCTGAGCTGCAGGCCCAGATAGAGGAGCTCAAGGTGCAGCTGGCTAAGAAGGAGGAGGAGCTGCAGGCTATACAGGCCAGGTGAGACAGACTGACGGACGGACAGAGTGACGGACGGACGGTGAGACCGACAGACACAGGCCAGGTgagacggacggagggagggagggcccaAAGCTGGATGGAAGCCACCTGGAGATATAGTTCAGATGTATTTTGCCATTGGAAGGTGTTTGACTGCGAGGAAGTCTGATTCTCTGACTGAAGTAATTATCACATAGCTGTATAGCGCCGTCATCAAATTCCCTCCTATTTTAATTGTCTCAACACCTGTCTTTTTATATGCCATATTTAACAATGGTAGGTCTACAGTTGGCCAGACTTGCACCGGTAATCATGTAATCTGACTATTAAAACCCTATGAGCATTTACCATTTTTATGCCCTCTCGTCATGATACGGTGCTGACCAGACCACCCAGCAGCTATTTATTCAGCAGATCTCACTGGGTTGGAATGTGTAAATGTTGGCCCCACGTCTAGTCTGTGTTGAACACTGGCCATTAAAAACACTCTGCTCTTTCAGGACTAACTCACATACTCAATGGTAGTGACAAACAAGGTATCTGTGTTTATTTCAGGATATATTGTCTGATACTGCCAACCAGTGGAAAATACATGCATAGCAACTTAGTTCAACTGTCCAAGCATAGGCCTGACTATTTGGGGTCCTTTGTACTTGTACAACAATGTTGTATTTTGCATCCTAATAAAgaatttaaaatgtgtgtgtcagGGGAGACGAGGAGGTGACCCAGAAGAACAACGCCCTGAAGCAGGTACGGGAGCTACAGGCCCAGTTGGCAGAGCTGCAGGAAGACCTGGAATCAGAAAAGGTCTCCAGGAACAAGGCTGAGAAGCTCAAGAGAGATCTGAGTGAGGAGCTGGAGGCCTTAAAGACTGAGCTAGAGGACACCCTGGACACCACCGCAGCCCAGCAGGAGCTCAGGACCAAGCGTGAGCAGGAGGTGACGGAGCTGAAGAAGGCCATCGACGAGGAGACCAAGAACCACGAGGCTCAGATCCAGGAGATGAGGCAGAGACACTCCACGGCCCTGGAGGAGGTGTCTGAGCAGCTAGAGCAGGCCAAAAGGGTGGGTGGCTTCACAACAACCGCATGGTCATGTTTAGTCAGAGAAAACTTGGatgaggtagtggaggtagtacTTCCtctgttttaaatgttttgtgtTGTCTGAGCATGATTCCTATTGTAATATCTCTTGGTCTGTGTCCAGTTCAAGGTCAACCTGGAGAAGAACAAGCAGAGCACAGAGAGTGCCAACAAGGTGCTGGTCAGTGAGGTAAAGGGGCTGCAGCAGGCCAAGACGGAGTCAGAACACAAGAAGAAGAAGCTGGAGGCCCAGCTCCAGGAGTTCATGGCCCGGgtcacagagggagagaagggcaaGGGAGAGCTGGCCGACCGCTCCCACAAACTACAGGTGAGAGAGGGCCAtttgcagcacacacacacacgttaacctCTGCTGGTGATGGTCTCTCAACTGGACTTTGCTGTGTGTGCAGACGGAGCTGGATAGTGTGTCTGCTCTGCTGGAAGATGCAGAGAGGAAGGGAATCAAGCTGGTTAAAGACACCACTGTCCTGGAGAGTGCTTTGCAGGACACACAGGTGAGCTAGACTGGACAACCTCTCATCGGAGAAGAACACATTATGTGtatcttaaaggcccagtgcagacaCAATTTTGTTTTCCTGTCttttatatcatattgtacaacagctgatgaaactaacactgaccaaatttgatcagtgttatttcctgataatTGCAtaaattgtattttcaaccagcaagtccttctaatcagcaggtttgcatgcgTGGGAGTTtcggctttccatggtgacatcgcCATGCGGTAAACTgatttaatagaccaataacaaagagcgATCCAAACCGATTTGCTAatagcagctagttttcagttttcccctccccactcccagacagtcctagcaaaattgttGCTTGAAAAATTGTTTTTTGCCACATTACATTAAGAGGAGGTAGCATTCTGTTTCCATGTCAATGTCTCATCTTTGGGATATGggatggtgtctgtctgtctctgtctctgtgtctgtctgtctgtctgtctgtctatctgtgtagGAGCTTCTCCAGGAAGAGACACGTCAGAAGCTGAACATGAGCAGTCGTATCCGccagctggaggaggagaagagcaccctgcaggagcagcaggaggaggacgAGGTGGCGTGCAGAAACCTGGAGAAACAGCTGTGCACACTGCAGGCCCAGGTCAATACAGTGCCTTACAGCTTAATTGTAtctattcaaataatattacacaTTAACTGCAACACAGATGATATCACCATAACAAGCTACCACCTACTGTAGCCATCCTTCAGTGAGCATCATATCATTATAAACTTTATGTATGTGTAGCTGGTTGAGACTAAAAATAAGCTGGAGGATGACGTGGGGATGGTGGAGGGTCTGGAGGAGGTGAAGAGGAAGCTGCAGAAGGACATGGAGCTGGCCACCCTGAGGCTGGAGGAGAAGGGCATTGCCTTTGAGAAGATGGAGAAGACCAAGACCCGCCTGCAGCAGGAGCTGGACGACCTCATGGTGGATCTGGACCACCAGAGAACCATTGTCTCCAACCtggagaagaagcagaagaagttTGACCAGGTTTGACTGATCACTCTAAGCCATCCATAATGGTAGCTAAATTGGCTTGGTCTTAGAGCACAGTATGGAATGGCATTGTGTAGATAGATGGTGGACATTTTCCCTCTGTAAGTCAGTTTTTACCCTGTGTTGTAGCTGCTGGCTGAGGAGAAGAACATCTCTGCACGCTACGCTGAGGAGAGGGACAAGGCTGAGGCAGAGGCCAGGGAGAAGGAGACCAAGTCCCTGTCTCTGGCCCGGGCTCTGGATGAGGCTCTGGAGGCCAAGGAGGAGTTTGAGAGACTCAACAAGCAGCTGAGGAGTGAGATGGAGGACCTGATGAGCTCCAAGGACGACGTGGGCAAGAACGTGAGTGTTGCACTGAATACCTGTGTTTTGTTCAGCTGAGGGCAGAATGGTTTGCATCTGTTGTTTTCAGATGGACTGCTCTGCATCCTACAGAAATAAACTAGGTTTAACCTAAACTTTAAAAGCCAGTTCATTCCAAATATCATCACCTCAAAGTATCTTCTCTACCACTGTCCAGGTCCATGAGTTGGAGAAGTCCAAGAGGACTCTGGATCAGCAGCTGGAGGAGATGAGGACTCagctggaggagctggaggacgAGCTGCAGGCCACGGAGGACGCCAAGCTGCGTCTGGAGGTCAACATGCAGGCCATGAAGGCCCAGTACGAGAGAGACCTGCAGGGGCGAGACGACCAGAACGACGAGAAGAAAAGGGCGCTTGTCAAACAGGTGCAAAGAGGACACATTACTTCCATACAAACAAGAATTGTGTGAAAAAATTCCAGGAACAATATGTTGTCATACTCTCAGAGAATGTACACCTTCCCCTCCTCTGacctggtctgtcctggtctcCTCAGGTGCGTGAGATGGAGGCAGAGCTGGAGAATGAGAGGAAGCAGAGAGCCCTGGCCATGGCTGCTAAGAAGAAGCTGGAGATGGACCTGATGGACATGGTGGGACAGATAGATGGCGCCAACAAGGCCCGTGACGAAGCCATCAAGCAGCTACGCAAATTGCAGGTAATAAACTCACACCGTCTGTAGAACAGACaagacaaataaaaaaatatacaatttattattttggtcaatAATGGGATTCGATCTATCTCCACTTTCTCCCTCAGTCCCAGATGAAAGACTACCAGAGGGAGTTGGAGGACGCCCGGGCCTCTCGGGACGAAATATTCTCCCAATCCAAGGAGAACGAGAAGAAGCTGAAGAGCCTGGAGGCCGAGGTTCTCCAGCTGCATGAGGTACAGTGGGCTGTAGTATTGCTCCCATCATAACTCTGTGTTTTGGTCTGTTGTTTCCTGTAGTCTAGACTGGCTCATCTTACTGTGAGAAATGGTGACCTGTGTTTGACCTCTGTGTGACCTCTGCCCTGTAGGACCTGGCGGCGTCAGAGAGGGCGCGGCGCCACGCAGAGCAGGAACGGGATGAGCTAGCGGACGAGATCTCCAACAGCACCTCGGGCAAGTCTGCCTTGATGGATGAGAAAAGGAGGCTGGAGGCTCGCATTGCTCAGCTGGAGGAGGAActagaggaggaacagggcaACATGGAGCTGCTTAACGACCGCTTCCGCAAGACCACCATGCAGGTATGAGCCAGGAGGAAACCTTTTCATGCAGACTTGATCATTGTAATCATACTACCCTTGTTCCTCTGACTTTTAGGGAACAATCCATAATTCAGCCCCTACCATAAAAAGtactcttatctctctctcactttcccctcTTGCCTTCATTCCCTGttttcctctctccacctctctcctcccccaggtGGACACCCTGACCCTGGAGCTTGTGGCAGAGCGCAGCTTGGCCCAGAAGAGTGAGAATTCGCGCCAGCAGCTGGAGAGGCAGAACAAGGACTTGCGGGCCAAGCTGGGTGAGCTGGAGGGCTCTGTGAAGAGCCGGTTCAAGGCCTCCATCACTGCCCTGGAGGCCAAGATACTGCAGCTGGAGGAGCAGCTGGAGCAGGAGGCTAAGTGAGAAACACAGCAACTCTCTTATAACAACTCCAAACCTTATTAGACAGGGTGAAATAGGAGACCAAGACTCAGGAGGAGTTCATGAGGGCTTTAGAACAGGCTCAGCCCGTTGGAAGAGAGGTTCTTGAATGTGATCTAAATGTTAATGTGATCAATGTAATGAGTCAAAAGCAATCTTAAGAGATGTACTTGAAGATCTATGACTGACAGCCTTTGTTACAGTGCAGTTCCTGTGGTGCTCTAGCTGTCCTATGACCTCATTCCTCTGTCCTCCTATCAGGGAGCGAGCAGCGGCCAATAAGCTTGTGAGACGGACAGAGAAGAAGCTGAAGGAGGTGTGCATGCAGGTGGAGGACGAGCGCCGCCATTCCGACCAGTACAAGGAACAGGTGAGGAGCTTGTCACGGATGTTTGGATGTCCCAGATCTTAAAGCTACGATATACTTAATTCTCATTGAAAACAAGTTTAAGAAGCGATAGGTttgttctatgtgctctatttctatgcttcctgttcttaagtttagtttttgcgtcttttactttcggttttgtacaacAGCTGAAAATATCTATTTTTTTGGTTATggattctctacacaatgactgcttgttttgaCTCAAACAGAAATTAGGCAAATTCTGCATAGTGCATTTTTAAGATGTACACAGCTAAAGACGGAATTCTATTCAATTCAGTACAACTTGCAAAGGTGGGACAGGATTGGATAGGTGTGAAGATTTAGGAATGAAGTCTTTCCAACAGTAGGTTCTTTCCAGTAACCACTGGACCATAGGAATGCTGAGTATTGTAAGCATTATTATTGACTGTTCATCATTGTTGATGTCTGTTGTGACTCCTGGCTGAGTCAGATGGAGAAGGCCAACTCTCGCATGAAGCAGCTGAAGAGGCAGCttgaggaggctgaggaggaggCCACACGTGCCAACGCCTACCGCAGGAAGCTGCAGAGGGAGCTGGACGATGCAACTGAGGCCAGTGAGGGTCTCAGCCGCGAGGTCAACACACTCAAGAGCCGCCTCAGGTATTtagagccccacacacacacacaaactctaaGATTATATTTTTCACACAATCAGTTGTGTATATTGGCCAAATTGTGGTCCTCGTTACTAATACCTCTCCAACTCTTCTGGCCCCATCTGTCCCCTGCAGGCGTGGAGGCCCCATCAGTTTCTCCTCCAGCCGCTCGGGCAGGCGTCAGCTGCAGGTGGATGGAACATCGCTTGACCTCCTATCCGACGACGAGGTGGAAAACAAGACCACGGACGCCAATGCCAACGAGACGCCAGCAGCTCCCCAACCAGAGTAGAAGCTCTCCCTCCAGCCCACACGCAGCATGGCCTCCGCCCCCACAAACCTTCCCCCTGTCCTCCTAACCCCAGACACCAGCAGTGGACCCCACTACTCTGCCTTACCCCTCTATGGCAAGCTGCAGGGCCAAGCAACTCCATCACCTCCTCCATATGAATATACCGCACATCAAGCCTTGGATTCGTTTTTAACATCAATTGCAGATAAAAGTGCATTTAAATTGCATAGGCGTCTGAGTGTGCATAGGCACTCGAAAACAAATAGCAGGAGTTTACCATAATTATGTTAAGCTACTTCCCTGGAACAGCCATTAGAATCTAACAGCCCTCTAGCTAGAATTAACCACTGTCATTTCAGCTGGTTTACTGGCACACAGGTGGACGACAGCACACAAGTCTGTAAAAACATGTGTCTTTGATGATTGTACAGGATTGGACCAGGATATGTAAAACAAAGCACAGCATAAGCGAGGGAATGATTTTTAAATGGCAGCCTAAATGACGATCCCaccaattttttttttctcatcaaaaCCACCACTGTCATAGAGATACTGCAATCCACTTAGTTTACTATAAAAATAACTATGTGAATAACTATTTGGTAGCAGGTTTGTAGTGAATTAGATTGTACCACGCCATGTTGCCTCAGCATTCCCCCTATATATATGACCAGCAAAAGACCCTGTTAACTTTACCAATATAACCTTGTCCAATAACCCaccattttatatttgacatatCAATCTACATTAAGTGGTGTACGATAATGTGTGGAATTAGGTTTGTCAGACTTGGAGCAAAGGCCCTTTTTTTAGGAAGACAGCCCAAATGTGTGCTTGACATACTGCAATATTGCTATGTATAATTCTGCCCATTCAGTTATGTTTTCTGTACCATGTACAAAATGCTTAACTCAAAATGCATAAGGTCTCTTTGGCATCTCTTGTCACCATAATATCATTGCATTACAAATGGCTGAATAATATTAGCATGATTTACAGAAGGGTAATTCATTTTTATTGAGTGTTAGAGCGTTGGTTTTAATTCAGTGGTTCAGGGTAGAGAAATCGATCAATTTGAATATGCACACTTGTTGATGCCTTGATTGTTAAACATAAATTACCATTTTGTAAATTAGTAAATACATATGAGGCCTTAATTAATTATTTTAAACCATAACAAATTGGGCGAAAAAGGTTTATCTGTTTCTTTTGAAAGACACTTCTCAATAAAGACTTGAGGGGGAAACAAGTGTATAGTGTTTGAATCAGTTTCATAGCTTTAGTGTCATATTATACCATAAGCACCTCTCGCGTCACATTGGTGTGAACCAGTGTTATAACAGAATGATTTATGGAGCCTTCTGTCTGCCAGGCAGAAAGTAGGATTTCAATGGGCTcaaagctttaacatcctgaagGTTGTTATTATTAGTGGACTGGCTGTTGACGACCAGGTATTCATCATCTCCTTTTATTTCTTGTATTCCTagcctttttttgttgttgttgtaaaagACCAATAAACATATCCATTATAGAAAAGTATTTAATTTATTCTGTAATTCTTGTGCAACACGTTGATGTCCTCTTAGTCTTTCCCACAACTACTGTGGGAAAGACTGTCTTCCAAACTGATATGTGACGTATGGTCCATGTTACATTGCCATTCATTGTTCCATTACTTCATTGGTGGTTACATTGAAGCCCTGAGGGAGCGCGTAAACTATAGACtgtgcacagacacacagtatTATTGTAATATTAACTTTTTCCACTAGGGATTGCCtcttgtacagtgcattcggaaagtattcagaccccttgactttttccacattatacgttacagccttattcaaaatggacaaaaaaatgtaaaatccttatcaatctacacacaataccccataatgacaaagcgaaacaggtttttagaaattctaGCAAATGTATACAacattaaaaacaaaaatacttgcacatgattgtacatgatttggaaaggcacacacacctgtcaataaGGTTCTGCAGTGGCATttcatgtcagaacaaaaaccaaagaCAGtttggccacccagccaaactgagcaatcgggggagaagagccttggtcagggaggtgaacaagaacctggtggtcactctgacagagctccagagttcctctgtggagattggagaaacttccagaaggacaaccatctctgcagcactccaccaatcaggcctttatggtagagtttgCCTATCGGAAGCcatttctcagtaaaaggcacatgacagcatgcttggagtttgccaaaagccacctaacgACTCTcagatgagaaacaagattctcttgtctgatgaaaccaagattgaactcttaggcctgaatgccaagcgtcacatctggaggaaacctggcaccatttctacggtgaagaatggtggtggtagcatcatgctgtagggatgtttttctagagcccagacttgaacccaatctaacatctctggagagacctgaaaatagctgtgcagtgacgttccccatccaacctgacagagcttgagaggatctccagagaagactgggagaaactccccaaatgcaggagtgccaagcttgtagcatcattcccaagaagactccaggctgtaatcactgccaaaggtgcttcaacaaagtactgagtaaaagttctgactacttatgtaaatgtgatatttcagatttttgttttctatataaatttgcaaaaaaatctaaaaataattTTTCTtctgttattatggggtattgtttatagattgatgagaagaaaaaaaacaatttaatcaattttagaataaggctgtaacttaacaaaatgtggaaaaggtcaaggggtctgaatactttctgaatacactgtaggTACATTTATTCACTACCATGTACAGTAAAGGAAAATAAATTGCACTAGGTCAGTGagatgttttatatttatataattgTAAACATACAGTAGATGGCCTACAGTGGGTACATGCTTTGTGGTGTAGGCCTGATGTCCAGGTGGCCTAGGGCAGCCTGATGTCCAGGTGGTCTAGGGCAGTctggtggtctagggcagcctGATGTCCAGGTGGTCTAGGGCAGCCTGATGTCCAGGTGGTCTAGGGCAGTctggtggtctagggcagcctggtggtctagggcagcctGATGTCCTGGTGGTGTAGTGAAGCCTGATGTCCTGGTGGTTTAGAGCAGAATTATTCCttggtggtctagggcagcttgatggttgTCTAAGGCAGCTTTATTCCCTGGTGGTCtggggcagcttgatggtggtctaaGGCAGCTTTATTCCCTGGTGGTCtggggcagcttgatggtggtgtagggcagcctgatggtggtctagggcagcttgatggtggtgtagggcagccTGATGGTGGTGTAgtgcagcttgatggtggtgtagggcagcttgatggtggtgtagggcagcttgatggtggtgtaggacagcttgatggtggtgtagggcagcctgatggtggtctagggcagcttgatggtggtgtagggcagcctgatggtggtgtagggcagcttgatggtggtgtagggcagcttgatggtggtgtagggctgcctgatggtggtgtagggcagcttgatggtggtgtagggcagcttgatggtggtgtagggcagcctgatggtggtgtagggcagcctgatggtggtgtagggcagcttgatggtggtgtagggcagcctgatggtggtgtagggcagcttgatggtggtgtagggcagtttgatggtggtgtagggcagcttgatggtggtgtagggcagcttgatggtggtgtagggcagtttgatggtggtgtagggcagcttgatggtggtgtagggcagcttgatggtggtctagggcagcttgatggtggtgtagggcagcctgatggtggtgtaggacagcttgatggtggtctagggcagcttgatggtggtgtagggcagccTAATTCGATTAATCTGATGTTTCTTGTTATTGTGGTAGGTGTTACTCCAGGTGGTCCCTGGGCTCTGTGCATCTCCCTGAGTTTTATGATGGGTTCTCCTGGTCCTGAGTGGCCTGGTCTCCTTCCCCTGCTCCACTACAATGAGAAATGACAGGGAGATCTTACATGTACATACAATGTCTggaaaataacacatat includes the following:
- the LOC139421361 gene encoding myosin-10-like isoform X3 translates to MAHRSGLEDPERYLFVDRAVVYNPATQADWTAKKVVWIPSERHGFEAASIKEERGEEVVVELSENGKKAVVNKDDIQKMNPPKFSKVEDMAELTCLNEASVLHNLKDRYYSGLIYTYSGLFCVVINPYKNLPIYSENIIEMYRGKKRHEMPPHIYAISESAYRCMLQDREDQSILCTGESGAGKTENTKKVIQYLAHVASSHKGRKDHNIPPESPKALNKLQGELERQLLQANPILESFGNAKTVKNDNSSRFGKFIRVNFDVTGYIVGANIETYLLEKSRAVRQAKDERTFHVFYQLLAGAGEHLKTDLLLEGFDNYRFLSNGNITIPGQQDKDNFQETMDAMHIMSFSHEEIVCMLKVVSAVLQFGNVVFKKERNTDQASMPENTAAQKLCHLLGLNVMEFTRAILSPRIKVGRDYVQKAQTKEQADFAVEALAKATYERLFRWLVHRINKALDRTKRQGASFIGILDIAGFEIFELNSFEQMCINYTNEKLQQLFNHTMFILEQEEYQREGIEWSFIDFGLDLQPCIDLIERPTNPPGVLALLDEECWFPKATDKTFVDKVLQEQGTHPKFQKPRQLKDKADFCIIHYAGRVDYKADEWLMKNMDPLNDNVATLLNQSTDKFVSELWKDVDRIVGLDQVAGMNETAFGAAYKTKKGMFRTVGQLYKESLTKLMATLRNTNPNFVRCIIPNHEKRAGKLDPHLVLDQLRCNGVLEGIRICRQGFPNRIVFQEFRQRYEILTPNAIPKGFMDGKQACERMIRALELDPNLFRIGQSKIFFRAGVLAHLEEERDLKITDIIIYFQSVCRGYLARKAFVKKQQQLNCLKVLQRNCSAYLKLKHWQWWRLFTKVKPLLQVTRQEEEMQAKDDELVKVKEKQTKVEGELVEMERKHSQLIEEKNILAEQLQAETELFAEAEEMRARLAAKKQELEEILHDLESRVEEEEERTQGLQSEKKKMQSHIQDLEEQLDEEEAAKQKLQLEKVTAEAKMKKFEEDILLLEDQNSKFLKEKKLLDDRVNEMMSQLTEEEEKAKNLGKTKNKQEVMMVDLEERLKKEEKTRQELEKAKRKLDGETTDLQDQIAELQAQIEELKVQLAKKEEELQAIQARGDEEVTQKNNALKQVRELQAQLAELQEDLESEKVSRNKAEKLKRDLSEELEALKTELEDTLDTTAAQQELRTKREQEVTELKKAIDEETKNHEAQIQEMRQRHSTALEEVSEQLEQAKRFKVNLEKNKQSTESANKVLVSEVKGLQQAKTESEHKKKKLEAQLQEFMARVTEGEKGKGELADRSHKLQTELDSVSALLEDAERKGIKLVKDTTVLESALQDTQELLQEETRQKLNMSSRIRQLEEEKSTLQEQQEEDEVACRNLEKQLCTLQAQLVETKNKLEDDVGMVEGLEEVKRKLQKDMELATLRLEEKGIAFEKMEKTKTRLQQELDDLMVDLDHQRTIVSNLEKKQKKFDQLLAEEKNISARYAEERDKAEAEAREKETKSLSLARALDEALEAKEEFERLNKQLRSEMEDLMSSKDDVGKNVHELEKSKRTLDQQLEEMRTQLEELEDELQATEDAKLRLEVNMQAMKAQYERDLQGRDDQNDEKKRALVKQVREMEAELENERKQRALAMAAKKKLEMDLMDMVGQIDGANKARDEAIKQLRKLQSQMKDYQRELEDARASRDEIFSQSKENEKKLKSLEAEVLQLHEDLAASERARRHAEQERDELADEISNSTSGKSALMDEKRRLEARIAQLEEELEEEQGNMELLNDRFRKTTMQVDTLTLELVAERSLAQKSENSRQQLERQNKDLRAKLGELEGSVKSRFKASITALEAKILQLEEQLEQEAKERAAANKLVRRTEKKLKEVCMQVEDERRHSDQYKEQMEKANSRMKQLKRQLEEAEEEATRANAYRRKLQRELDDATEASEGLSREVNTLKSRLRRGGPISFSSSRSGRRQLQVDGTSLDLLSDDEVENKTTDANANETPAAPQPE